One window of Phycisphaeraceae bacterium genomic DNA carries:
- a CDS encoding sugar phosphate isomerase/epimerase yields the protein MKLAFSTLACPDWTLEQVVAFASSGEFDGVELRTFGHGSTMIACDPAHTAPAKVLSQFESAGVVACCLATGCRFDEPIFPPVVGRVVADIDRSVREAKSMIHLAAASGMPYVRVFGFEFRKGDNPKFAERRVVERLAMVVDAARNTGVKVVIENGGSFATGADLRRLLDEIDHPLLGASYNPVVARNAGESPIEGVNTLADRLWLTRLKDTRNGTPSQIGEGDLGCEALVCHLAERRFSGWIVVDWDKLWMPELADSGSVLASAAASVRRWTASSAWRHRGVGAAH from the coding sequence ATGAAACTGGCCTTCAGCACTCTTGCTTGCCCGGATTGGACTCTCGAACAAGTCGTGGCCTTTGCATCGAGCGGTGAGTTCGATGGCGTTGAGCTCCGCACCTTCGGGCATGGCTCCACGATGATCGCCTGTGATCCGGCACACACGGCCCCGGCCAAGGTCCTTTCGCAGTTCGAATCTGCCGGTGTGGTAGCGTGCTGTCTCGCGACAGGTTGCCGATTCGATGAGCCGATCTTCCCGCCGGTTGTTGGCCGGGTTGTCGCGGACATCGATCGGAGCGTCCGCGAAGCGAAGTCGATGATTCATCTCGCGGCGGCGTCCGGCATGCCGTATGTCCGCGTCTTCGGCTTTGAGTTCCGTAAAGGGGACAACCCGAAGTTCGCTGAGCGGCGTGTAGTCGAACGCCTCGCCATGGTCGTCGATGCGGCTCGCAACACCGGCGTCAAAGTTGTCATCGAGAACGGCGGCTCTTTCGCGACCGGGGCGGATCTCCGCCGCCTGCTGGATGAGATCGATCATCCGTTGCTCGGAGCATCATACAACCCGGTGGTCGCAAGGAACGCGGGTGAATCACCGATCGAGGGTGTCAACACCCTCGCGGATCGACTTTGGCTCACCAGACTGAAAGACACTCGGAACGGAACGCCATCCCAGATCGGCGAGGGAGATCTTGGATGCGAAGCTCTCGTGTGCCACTTGGCTGAGAGGCGATTCAGCGGCTGGATCGTTGTGGACTGGGACAAGCTCTGGATGCCCGAGTTGGCAGACTCGGGCAGTGTGCTGGCCTCGGCAGCGGCGTCAGTGCGACGCTGGACGGCTTCGTCGGCGTGGCGGCATCGCGGGGTCGGGGCTGCTCACTGA
- a CDS encoding cold shock domain-containing protein has translation MTDQSAQRLEGAEGVVKWFDPRKGFGFIVGPLGQDIFAHFSVIVGEGFRALKDGSVVTYDAVQTDKGWKATRIERGADAVEVNVVPRRNYSRTPRR, from the coding sequence ATGACGGATCAGTCAGCCCAGAGGCTCGAAGGTGCCGAGGGAGTAGTGAAGTGGTTTGATCCTCGCAAGGGATTCGGCTTCATTGTCGGACCCCTGGGGCAGGATATCTTCGCCCACTTCTCTGTCATCGTTGGTGAGGGGTTCCGAGCGTTGAAGGACGGGTCGGTTGTCACCTATGACGCGGTCCAGACCGACAAGGGTTGGAAAGCGACCCGCATCGAGCGCGGAGCGGATGCCGTCGAGGTGAATGTTGTGCCGCGCAGGAACTACTCCAGAACGCCCCGTCGCTGA
- a CDS encoding pyridoxal phosphate-dependent aminotransferase — protein sequence MTSIGISRRVSVLKPSVTVSMMNRAKQMQASGIDVLSFAAGEPDFDTPDAIKQAAIDALRAGQTKYMPTLGDMATRQVIADKLGRENGIPGIAAENIAISSGGKHSLFVLCHCLLDEPRPNEQPWEVVLPVPAWVSYAPIAELAGGRIVEVPTTCESGFKASAEQIRAAITPRSRMLILNSPSNPCGTMYSESELREIAAVVANAARSIAPNLVIISDEIYEKIVFGPIPHFSIGSVPEVAERTITLNGLSKAYAMTGWRIGYTGCPGEWGKQFTNAMATLQGQMSTNITSFVYPAIRTALKECHADAKRMCDAFASRAEVVTRRLNAIPGLRTPTPTGAFYAFPDVSSYFGRVSPAGKRIASALDLCESLLAEAHVALVPGEDFGGCGGNHVRISFACSETQIERGMDRFGQFLASLRPA from the coding sequence ATGACAAGCATCGGAATATCTCGTCGCGTCAGCGTTCTCAAGCCATCCGTGACCGTCTCCATGATGAACCGGGCCAAGCAGATGCAGGCCTCGGGCATCGACGTGCTCTCGTTTGCTGCGGGTGAACCCGACTTTGACACCCCGGACGCCATCAAGCAGGCCGCGATCGACGCGTTGCGTGCCGGCCAGACCAAGTACATGCCGACACTCGGCGACATGGCAACCCGCCAGGTCATTGCTGACAAACTTGGTCGAGAGAACGGCATCCCAGGAATCGCTGCGGAGAACATCGCGATCTCCTCAGGAGGAAAGCACTCGCTCTTTGTTCTCTGCCACTGCCTGCTCGATGAGCCCCGGCCGAACGAACAACCGTGGGAGGTCGTGCTTCCGGTGCCCGCCTGGGTGAGCTACGCGCCGATCGCTGAGCTTGCGGGCGGACGCATCGTTGAGGTGCCGACAACATGCGAGAGCGGCTTCAAGGCGAGCGCGGAGCAGATACGTGCGGCAATCACGCCGCGCAGCAGGATGCTCATTCTGAACAGCCCGAGCAACCCTTGCGGGACGATGTACTCCGAGTCGGAGTTGCGCGAGATTGCTGCAGTGGTCGCAAACGCCGCGAGGTCGATCGCGCCGAATCTCGTCATCATCTCGGATGAGATCTACGAGAAAATCGTGTTCGGGCCGATCCCCCACTTCTCGATCGGATCTGTCCCCGAGGTTGCCGAGCGCACGATCACGCTGAACGGCCTGTCGAAGGCATATGCCATGACCGGATGGCGCATCGGCTACACCGGTTGTCCCGGGGAATGGGGCAAGCAGTTCACGAATGCCATGGCAACACTCCAGGGGCAGATGTCGACCAACATCACATCGTTCGTCTACCCCGCAATCAGAACCGCTCTCAAAGAATGCCACGCGGACGCGAAGCGCATGTGCGATGCGTTCGCCTCCCGCGCCGAGGTCGTCACCCGGCGTCTGAACGCGATTCCCGGGCTCAGGACACCCACGCCGACGGGGGCTTTCTACGCCTTCCCCGATGTATCTTCGTACTTCGGGCGAGTCTCGCCGGCAGGCAAGCGAATCGCCTCGGCACTGGATCTTTGCGAGTCGCTCCTTGCAGAGGCCCATGTAGCGCTCGTGCCGGGTGAGGACTTCGGCGGCTGCGGCGGAAACCACGTCAGAATCAGCTTCGCGTGCAGCGAGACACAGATCGAACGGGGGATGGATCGCTTCGGTCAGTTCCTCGCATCGCTCAGGCCCGCCTGA
- a CDS encoding aminotransferase class V-fold PLP-dependent enzyme, with protein sequence MQTADAISLHFHDITQAVSALGNGPLTEAGLRSHIHPLFSRVLERQEIYLANHSLGRPLDRISEDVARFASLWQRDMDSAWGAWLAEIHAFREMLARVIGVPRPDAVVPKTSAGQGLRAVLNALPPSRSGGPHQIVATRAEFDSIDFILKTYQTKGRVEIRWVETRDGLVHEDDVIRAIDRQTDLVVVSHVVFSTGQLLVRVGDIVSAAHAAGALCLVDMYHSAGVVPLDMQSMGADFAIGGSYKYFRGGPGAGWLAIHPRHLATEQPTLRTLDTGWFAKKNTFGFARTETPLLASGGDAWMECTPSPISAYQANAGIALVLALGVDRLRAYSIEQQSGLASDLTELGVPVRLIEPRGAFLLVPSSDAAGMSAALKSAGLNTDARGAHVRLCPDILNTRADFRQAAHTIARVRSTTGL encoded by the coding sequence ATGCAGACAGCCGATGCCATATCCCTTCATTTCCATGACATCACGCAGGCGGTCTCCGCGCTCGGCAACGGACCTCTGACTGAGGCAGGACTGCGCTCGCACATCCACCCGCTGTTCTCGCGGGTGTTGGAACGGCAGGAGATCTATCTCGCGAACCACTCGCTGGGGCGACCGCTCGATCGCATATCGGAAGATGTCGCACGCTTCGCCTCGCTCTGGCAGCGTGACATGGACAGCGCGTGGGGAGCATGGCTCGCCGAGATCCACGCGTTCAGAGAGATGCTGGCTCGCGTGATCGGGGTCCCTCGCCCTGACGCTGTCGTGCCCAAGACGAGCGCGGGTCAAGGGTTGCGGGCCGTGCTGAACGCGCTGCCACCCTCGAGAAGCGGCGGACCGCACCAGATCGTTGCGACGCGGGCGGAGTTCGACTCGATTGACTTCATCCTCAAGACGTATCAGACAAAGGGACGTGTCGAGATTCGCTGGGTCGAGACTCGAGATGGGTTGGTGCATGAGGACGATGTGATTCGAGCCATCGACAGACAGACCGATCTTGTAGTCGTCAGCCATGTCGTGTTCTCAACCGGCCAGCTACTCGTTCGCGTTGGCGACATCGTGTCGGCAGCGCACGCCGCGGGCGCGCTGTGCCTCGTTGACATGTACCACTCAGCAGGCGTTGTGCCTCTGGACATGCAGTCGATGGGCGCGGACTTTGCGATCGGCGGCTCGTACAAGTACTTCCGGGGCGGGCCGGGGGCTGGGTGGCTTGCGATCCATCCGCGACATCTGGCAACGGAACAGCCCACCTTGCGAACTCTCGACACCGGCTGGTTCGCCAAGAAGAACACTTTCGGGTTCGCGCGGACCGAGACGCCGCTTCTCGCGTCCGGCGGCGATGCCTGGATGGAGTGCACGCCCTCGCCGATTTCTGCGTATCAGGCGAATGCGGGGATCGCGCTCGTGCTTGCACTGGGAGTCGATCGGTTGCGGGCATACAGCATCGAGCAGCAGTCGGGCCTGGCAAGCGATTTAACCGAACTCGGCGTGCCAGTGCGGCTCATCGAGCCGCGAGGCGCGTTTCTCCTCGTGCCGAGCAGCGATGCCGCGGGAATGTCAGCCGCACTCAAGTCAGCCGGCCTGAACACCGACGCACGCGGTGCGCATGTGCGGCTTTGTCCGGACATCCTGAACACCCGAGCGGACTTCCGTCAGGCGGCACACACGATCGCAAGAGTGCGGTCCACGACCGGATTATGA
- the pnp gene encoding polyribonucleotide nucleotidyltransferase, whose translation MADLIRVEREIGGRKLVLETGKIAKLCSAAVMATYGESVVLATVVRAAPREGIDFFPLTVDYREKTAAAGKFPGGFRKREGAPNEKEVLTMRMIDRPIRPLFPDGFLDEVQIQVWVMSHDGENDTDVLAGTAASAALALSDVPFEGPTATVRVGRVHTESGPTFVLNPTVSQLDYSDMDLVLAGHKDGVNMIEVGAAEVPEKPVLDAIAFGHKAILDILGLIDDLAKKCGKAKVAGELLLPTPEITEQVRSLCENDLLAARQINGKADRGNRVDALRKALLDTHFALKPDGNVAQYQESVKRRGMAKEAFKRLEEKLTRRLIVEKQTRADGRKPAEIRKIEGAVGVFPRTHGSSLFQRGETQSLVSCTLGTAKDEQIIDGLIPEYSKKFTLHYNFPPFSTGEAKRITGPGRREIGHGALAERSLMGILPSPEEFPYTIRIVSDITESNGSSSMASVCGGCLALMDAGVPIKATCAGISVGRFADDNDKNELFVTDIIGEEDFFGDMDFKVAGTREGITGIQLDLKTRGLTISQIERILEQARVGRVQIIDTMESIIAAPRPTISVYAPRLVTIQIDPDKIGKLIGPGGKMIRALQDRYGVTIDVEDDGTVMVSAPNGESIEQARGEIEALCAEIKVGAIYTGKVVSVKDFGAFVELAPGTDGMCHISELADGFVKSVSDVVKIGDVVKVKVLLVDDQGRIKLSRKAAMATEPVAPKA comes from the coding sequence ATGGCAGATCTGATCCGTGTCGAGCGTGAGATCGGTGGCCGGAAACTCGTACTTGAGACCGGGAAGATTGCGAAGCTCTGTTCCGCGGCCGTCATGGCGACGTATGGCGAGTCGGTGGTTCTTGCCACTGTCGTCCGTGCCGCTCCGCGTGAGGGCATCGATTTCTTCCCCCTAACAGTCGATTATCGCGAGAAGACCGCAGCGGCAGGCAAGTTCCCGGGGGGCTTCCGCAAGCGTGAGGGTGCGCCCAACGAGAAGGAAGTTCTGACCATGCGGATGATCGATCGCCCGATCCGTCCGCTCTTCCCGGATGGGTTCCTCGACGAGGTTCAGATCCAGGTCTGGGTCATGAGCCACGATGGCGAGAACGATACCGACGTGCTCGCCGGCACCGCGGCATCCGCCGCGCTCGCGCTCTCCGATGTTCCCTTCGAGGGGCCGACGGCGACCGTGCGTGTCGGCAGAGTCCACACCGAGAGCGGGCCGACCTTTGTTCTCAACCCGACCGTGTCTCAGCTCGATTACAGCGACATGGACCTTGTTCTCGCCGGCCACAAGGATGGCGTGAACATGATTGAGGTCGGTGCTGCCGAGGTCCCTGAGAAGCCGGTGCTCGACGCCATTGCATTCGGTCACAAGGCCATTCTTGACATCCTCGGCCTGATCGATGACCTGGCCAAGAAATGCGGCAAGGCCAAGGTCGCTGGCGAGCTATTGCTCCCCACTCCCGAGATCACTGAGCAGGTCAGGTCGCTCTGCGAGAACGATCTGCTCGCCGCTCGACAGATCAATGGCAAGGCGGACCGTGGCAATCGCGTTGACGCACTGCGTAAGGCCCTTCTCGATACTCACTTCGCCCTGAAGCCCGACGGCAATGTCGCCCAGTATCAGGAGAGCGTGAAGCGTCGCGGAATGGCCAAGGAGGCCTTCAAGCGTCTCGAAGAGAAGCTCACTCGGCGCCTCATCGTCGAGAAGCAGACCCGCGCCGACGGCCGCAAGCCCGCCGAAATCCGCAAGATCGAGGGTGCGGTCGGCGTCTTCCCCCGTACGCACGGCTCATCACTCTTCCAGCGCGGCGAAACCCAGTCGCTTGTCTCCTGCACACTCGGTACCGCCAAGGACGAGCAGATCATCGACGGGCTCATCCCCGAGTACTCCAAGAAGTTCACGTTGCACTACAACTTCCCCCCCTTCTCGACTGGTGAGGCCAAGCGCATCACAGGTCCCGGCCGGCGTGAGATCGGTCACGGCGCGCTCGCCGAGCGTTCCCTCATGGGCATCCTCCCCTCTCCTGAAGAGTTCCCCTACACGATCCGCATCGTGAGCGATATCACCGAGTCCAACGGCTCGTCATCGATGGCCTCCGTCTGCGGCGGCTGTCTTGCGCTCATGGATGCGGGCGTTCCGATCAAGGCGACGTGCGCCGGTATCTCTGTCGGCCGCTTCGCGGATGACAACGACAAGAATGAGCTCTTCGTCACCGACATCATCGGCGAAGAGGATTTCTTCGGCGACATGGACTTCAAGGTCGCCGGAACGCGTGAGGGCATCACGGGCATCCAGCTCGACCTCAAGACCCGTGGCCTCACGATCTCGCAGATCGAGCGCATCCTTGAGCAGGCCCGTGTCGGTCGCGTCCAGATCATCGACACGATGGAGTCCATCATCGCGGCTCCCCGCCCGACGATCTCCGTCTACGCGCCACGCCTCGTGACGATCCAGATCGATCCAGACAAGATCGGCAAGCTCATCGGACCGGGCGGCAAGATGATCAGGGCTCTGCAGGATCGCTACGGTGTGACGATCGACGTCGAGGATGACGGCACGGTCATGGTTTCCGCCCCGAACGGCGAGTCGATCGAGCAGGCGCGCGGCGAGATCGAGGCGCTCTGCGCAGAGATCAAGGTCGGTGCCATCTACACCGGCAAGGTCGTCAGCGTGAAGGACTTTGGCGCCTTCGTTGAACTTGCGCCCGGCACAGACGGTATGTGCCACATCTCCGAGCTGGCCGACGGTTTCGTCAAGAGCGTCAGCGACGTGGTCAAGATTGGCGATGTCGTGAAGGTGAAGGTTCTGCTCGTGGACGACCAGGGCAGAATCAAGCTGAGCCGCAAAGCGGCCATGGCGACTGAGCCCGTTGCCCCGAAGGCATAA
- a CDS encoding KpsF/GutQ family sugar-phosphate isomerase, whose protein sequence is MSSGSTPQFEPPAPREELDYARSVLKAEAAAISGLVHAAIEDGDGFIKAVGLIVGCASAGGTVLVSGLGKSGLVGAKISATLSSLGIPSHSVHPAEAAHGDLGRFRANDTALCISHSGETDEVVDLAAILRQDGLPIIAITGGGQESPSSLERLATVSLRLGVEEEAGSPTLVAPTSSTTATMALGDALALCAARRRQFTEADFAKRHPGGSLGGLLRPVTDVLRFSAGRNLPVVPDDLPVGDALRSAINGGRRPGALLLVDSDTGRLSGIFTDGDLRRLVLRDPSELARPIREVMTRNPRTLSDTALVRDAVRMVREHRADEIPVVDSDHRPVGLLDVQDLVAMKLVKD, encoded by the coding sequence ATGTCGAGCGGATCCACTCCTCAGTTTGAACCACCAGCCCCCCGTGAAGAACTGGACTACGCCCGTTCGGTCCTGAAGGCCGAGGCCGCGGCGATCTCGGGGCTTGTCCACGCCGCGATCGAGGACGGAGACGGTTTCATCAAGGCCGTCGGTCTGATCGTGGGGTGTGCGAGCGCGGGCGGCACCGTGCTCGTCTCTGGGCTTGGAAAGTCCGGACTGGTTGGAGCCAAGATCTCAGCAACCCTGTCGAGTCTTGGGATTCCCTCGCACAGCGTCCATCCCGCCGAGGCGGCCCATGGCGACCTCGGACGCTTCCGCGCGAACGACACCGCGCTCTGTATCTCTCATTCGGGGGAGACCGACGAGGTGGTAGATCTGGCCGCGATTCTCAGGCAGGATGGGCTCCCGATCATCGCGATCACCGGCGGAGGGCAGGAGTCGCCATCGAGTCTCGAACGCCTCGCTACGGTTTCGTTGCGACTGGGCGTTGAAGAGGAGGCCGGCTCGCCGACACTTGTCGCACCGACCTCCTCAACGACCGCAACAATGGCCCTCGGCGATGCACTCGCACTGTGTGCCGCACGCCGCAGGCAGTTTACTGAGGCCGATTTCGCGAAGCGGCACCCAGGAGGGAGTCTCGGCGGTCTGCTGCGTCCTGTGACGGATGTGCTGCGATTCAGCGCGGGCCGCAATCTTCCCGTGGTGCCGGATGACCTTCCTGTGGGCGATGCGTTGCGAAGCGCGATCAACGGGGGGAGGCGCCCGGGCGCGCTGCTTCTGGTTGACTCTGATACCGGTCGGCTCTCCGGCATCTTCACCGACGGCGATCTGCGGCGGCTGGTGCTTCGCGACCCTTCCGAGCTCGCTCGCCCGATCCGCGAAGTCATGACGCGCAACCCGAGAACCCTCTCCGATACCGCGCTTGTCCGCGACGCCGTGCGCATGGTTCGCGAGCACAGGGCAGATGAGATCCCGGTCGTTGACAGCGATCATCGCCCGGTCGGGCTACTGGACGTCCAGGATCTGGTCGCGATGAAACTCGTCAAGGATTGA
- a CDS encoding tryptophan 2,3-dioxygenase, with translation MSQHGAEGLESGVVTNFKDRMTYSQYLDLDRVLNAQHPLSDPPHHDEMLFIIIHQTTELWFKLVIHELRAAISHIRHDRLEPSFKILARVKHIQAQLLDQWSVLATLTPSEYVQFRHVLGPSSGFQSAQFRTVEFLLGNKNRSMLDVHRHDPAAYAQLEADLNAPSLYDEFLAHLARRGMPVPESVLKRDFSQPHTSHAGVIELFRGIYENTGSNWDAYEMCEKLVDVDEQYALWRFRHMNVVWRVIGMKPGTGGTSGVNFLQKTVGIRFFPELWEVRTEIGPPTYGLPVRRQT, from the coding sequence ATGAGCCAGCACGGAGCCGAAGGGCTTGAGTCCGGAGTTGTCACCAACTTCAAGGACCGAATGACGTACTCGCAGTACCTGGACCTCGACAGGGTTCTCAACGCGCAGCACCCGCTCTCCGACCCTCCCCATCATGATGAGATGCTCTTCATCATCATCCACCAGACCACCGAACTCTGGTTCAAACTGGTGATCCACGAGCTGCGTGCGGCGATCTCACACATCCGGCATGATCGACTCGAACCGTCCTTCAAGATCCTCGCCCGGGTCAAGCACATCCAGGCACAGCTCCTCGATCAGTGGTCGGTCCTCGCGACGCTCACACCCAGTGAGTATGTCCAATTCAGGCATGTGCTGGGGCCTTCGAGCGGCTTCCAATCCGCCCAATTCCGCACGGTCGAGTTTCTCCTCGGTAACAAGAACCGATCAATGCTCGACGTCCATCGGCATGATCCCGCGGCGTACGCACAGCTCGAAGCCGATTTGAACGCACCGAGTCTGTATGACGAGTTTCTCGCACATCTCGCGAGGAGAGGAATGCCGGTTCCCGAATCTGTTCTGAAGCGAGATTTCAGCCAGCCCCACACGAGCCACGCGGGCGTGATCGAGCTGTTCCGTGGCATCTACGAGAACACCGGCTCGAACTGGGACGCGTACGAGATGTGCGAGAAACTCGTCGATGTGGACGAGCAGTACGCCCTGTGGCGATTCCGCCACATGAACGTCGTGTGGCGCGTGATCGGCATGAAACCGGGCACGGGCGGCACATCCGGCGTCAACTTCCTCCAGAAGACCGTTGGGATCAGGTTCTTCCCCGAGTTGTGGGAAGTACGGACAGAGATCGGCCCGCCAACCTACGGGCTCCCTGTGCGACGCCAGACGTGA
- a CDS encoding HAD hydrolase family protein: protein MKRDGSRIELLVLDVDGVLSDGSIIHGPEGFELKRFNTKDGFGLNLWKQMGFRAAIITGRSSQAVTTRARELGIDPVVQGSKDKSRSLASMLEALHLTADRVCVIGDDWPDIRIMRQAGYAIAPADATQETIAAADHVTRQRGGHGAVREAVEHLLSLKGLMERALAHYD from the coding sequence GTGAAACGAGACGGATCGAGGATCGAACTCCTTGTACTCGACGTCGATGGCGTCCTCTCCGACGGCTCCATCATCCACGGACCAGAGGGCTTCGAGCTGAAGCGATTCAATACGAAGGACGGGTTCGGTCTCAACCTTTGGAAGCAGATGGGATTTCGTGCCGCCATCATCACAGGAAGATCGAGCCAGGCCGTCACAACCCGCGCTCGCGAGCTGGGAATCGACCCTGTTGTGCAGGGCTCGAAGGACAAATCCCGGTCTCTCGCATCCATGCTTGAAGCCCTGCATCTGACCGCGGACAGGGTGTGCGTGATCGGCGATGATTGGCCCGACATTCGTATCATGCGTCAGGCGGGATACGCCATCGCGCCAGCGGACGCGACACAGGAGACAATCGCCGCCGCCGATCACGTGACACGCCAACGAGGAGGCCACGGTGCGGTCAGAGAGGCGGTCGAGCACCTTCTCTCTCTCAAGGGACTCATGGAGAGAGCCCTCGCGCACTACGATTGA
- a CDS encoding segregation/condensation protein A — translation MVIDHDYRVRLDAFEGPLDLLLFLIRRAEVDVHDIPVAAIADQYLEYLGELDRGHARIDIELAGEFLVMAATLMEIKSQLLMPRPAEDSEQVRTGGPSDEAVDPRADLVKQLLAYKRFRDLADGLERRREDWSRRSPVSAIGIDTDALQAAIDAASGEMHLEDVNLSDLAEAYRRVSSMLIFERLGDHQVTYDDTPIELHAADIVDRLKREAGPSGAVLFADLFAGRQHGEMIGLFLAMLELVRKQEVRLGIRHQQTGEAEIEVSLTGGSLASAEQAAQPEPQAEEHPAD, via the coding sequence ATGGTGATCGACCACGACTATCGAGTGAGACTCGACGCCTTCGAGGGGCCGCTGGACCTGCTGCTCTTCCTCATCCGTCGGGCCGAGGTGGATGTTCACGACATCCCTGTCGCTGCCATCGCGGATCAGTACCTTGAGTACCTCGGCGAGCTGGACCGAGGCCATGCCAGGATCGACATCGAGCTCGCGGGCGAGTTCCTCGTCATGGCCGCGACACTGATGGAGATCAAGAGCCAGTTGCTCATGCCTCGTCCGGCAGAGGATTCTGAGCAGGTCCGCACGGGCGGACCATCTGACGAAGCAGTCGATCCCCGCGCTGACCTCGTGAAGCAGCTCCTGGCGTACAAGCGGTTCCGGGATCTTGCTGATGGGCTTGAACGGAGGCGTGAGGACTGGTCGCGTCGATCGCCCGTCAGTGCGATCGGCATCGACACGGACGCGCTTCAGGCAGCGATCGATGCCGCGTCGGGCGAGATGCATCTGGAAGACGTGAACCTGAGCGATCTGGCGGAGGCGTATCGGCGTGTGTCGTCGATGCTGATCTTCGAGCGGCTCGGTGATCATCAGGTCACGTATGACGACACGCCCATTGAGTTGCATGCCGCAGATATCGTCGATCGCCTGAAGAGAGAAGCGGGTCCGAGTGGTGCGGTTCTGTTCGCCGACTTGTTTGCCGGCCGACAGCACGGCGAGATGATCGGCCTGTTTCTCGCGATGCTCGAGCTTGTCCGCAAGCAGGAAGTCAGACTTGGAATCCGCCACCAGCAGACTGGGGAAGCAGAGATCGAGGTCTCGCTTACCGGCGGCTCGCTGGCTTCCGCCGAGCAAGCCGCCCAGCCGGAACCTCAGGCGGAAGAACACCCTGCCGACTGA
- the rpsO gene encoding 30S ribosomal protein S15, whose protein sequence is MAISAETKAATIKSFRRHETDSGSPETQIAILTDRIKSLSGHLQQHRKDVHSRRGLLMMVSRRNRLLRYLARTNHEKYSETIQRLGLRK, encoded by the coding sequence ATGGCCATTTCCGCCGAGACCAAAGCCGCGACCATCAAGAGCTTCCGTCGTCACGAGACCGACAGCGGCTCTCCCGAGACGCAGATCGCCATTCTGACCGATCGCATCAAGTCTCTCTCCGGCCATCTGCAGCAGCACCGCAAGGACGTTCACAGCCGCCGCGGGCTTCTGATGATGGTGAGCCGGCGTAACCGACTGCTTCGCTACCTCGCTCGGACGAACCACGAGAAGTACAGCGAGACGATTCAGCGCCTCGGTCTTCGTAAGTAA
- the queG gene encoding tRNA epoxyqueuosine(34) reductase QueG yields MAAVPEEVSRKVLARCREMGFALAGICAADPSARASELISWLEACQHGDMDFMTEAVDVRLSPGRLLEGARSFVMVADLYAARGEPGDAAVDASAGRIARYVRGDDYHRIMKRRLHALCDSLRPEHPGHKFRSFVDTAPVMERELAERCGMGWTGKNTMLIHPTLGSYMVLAGFATTLELVVPPRQERMHDHCGTCTRCIDACPTDALTPYRLDARRCISYLTIEHRERVSAEFHAAIGEWLYGCDICQEVCPHNAPTPHGVRSSVGLVLDAYTPKRNSFDLLDVLGWDENERRGAFNSSAMKRVTLTMMKRNAIIVLGNRARTESDPKRHHRLREAIVGLMWSAKEPELVRATAKAVLREIDAAIRDPAGEASE; encoded by the coding sequence ATGGCCGCCGTTCCTGAGGAAGTATCACGCAAGGTCTTGGCCCGGTGCCGCGAGATGGGATTCGCCCTCGCCGGCATCTGCGCCGCGGACCCGAGCGCACGTGCCTCAGAATTGATTTCGTGGCTGGAAGCGTGCCAGCACGGCGACATGGACTTCATGACGGAGGCCGTCGACGTCCGGCTCTCCCCAGGCCGCCTGCTCGAAGGGGCTCGATCGTTCGTCATGGTGGCCGACTTGTACGCGGCGCGGGGCGAACCTGGCGATGCTGCAGTTGATGCGAGCGCGGGCAGGATCGCGCGATATGTCCGGGGGGACGATTACCACCGGATCATGAAGCGACGACTCCATGCGTTGTGCGATTCACTACGACCCGAGCACCCGGGCCACAAGTTCCGCTCGTTCGTGGACACTGCTCCAGTGATGGAACGAGAACTTGCCGAACGCTGCGGCATGGGCTGGACCGGCAAGAACACCATGCTCATCCACCCAACTCTCGGCAGTTACATGGTGCTTGCGGGCTTCGCGACAACGCTTGAACTTGTCGTGCCGCCCCGCCAAGAAAGAATGCATGACCACTGCGGCACATGCACCCGCTGCATCGACGCGTGTCCGACGGATGCCTTGACGCCATATCGCCTTGACGCGCGGCGGTGCATCTCGTACCTGACGATCGAGCATCGGGAGCGTGTCTCGGCGGAGTTCCACGCCGCGATCGGAGAGTGGTTGTATGGATGCGACATCTGTCAGGAGGTCTGCCCGCACAATGCGCCCACGCCGCACGGCGTCCGAAGCAGTGTCGGGTTGGTTCTCGATGCGTACACACCGAAGCGAAATTCCTTCGATCTGCTCGATGTGCTCGGTTGGGACGAGAACGAACGTCGTGGTGCGTTCAACTCCTCGGCGATGAAGCGAGTGACTCTCACGATGATGAAACGCAACGCGATCATCGTGCTCGGCAACCGGGCACGCACCGAGAGCGACCCGAAGAGGCACCATCGGCTTCGTGAGGCGATCGTCGGCCTTATGTGGAGCGCGAAGGAACCCGAGTTGGTCAGAGCCACCGCCAAGGCAGTGTTGAGAGAGATCGATGCTGCGATCAGAGACCCCGCCGGTGAGGCCTCGGAGTAA